cttccacactgcaaaaattattcagaaatagtttgaggaacatgacaaagagttcaaggtgttgacttggcctccaaattccccagatctcaatcagattgagcatctatgggatgttctggtccaacaagtccgatccacggagGCTCCGTCTTGCaacttggtgccagataccacaggacacattcagaggtcttgtggagtccatgcttgcgggtcagagctgttttggcggcacaagggggacatacacaatgttaggcaggtggatttaatgttgtggctgatgtgtgtgtgatgtgtgtgtgtgacggatGTGTGTGGTTTACTTGAAATAAGTGTTTTATGATTTATTATGTCAATGTTGGCCATGTCTCTGTTAAGGAATGCCGCAAATGTCGCATCTGTCCTGATGTCTTGTAGTGTTTGTCTAATGTTATAATGTCAAGCTGTTGTCTTTTGTCTTaagatttgtttgttttctttttcttctctgaTAAATGACGTGGAGGACAGTGACAGTACAGAGGTGATGTATATTTATGTGATTAAGAATTTATTTTGAATCCAGTCCAAATGACATGATTTATCTGACCTGATGTCATGTGCACTTTGTGCTGATAAGGCTTCAAGTGACAGTGTGAAGTACAGTGACTCTATGATGTCATTTGTAAAACAACAGATGAAGAAAGCATTCTCATACTATGAAATTGTATTCAGTTCTTTTGCAGATCACTGTCTTTGTGCTGACGATGCTTTGAAAATAATAGACAATAAGGTTTTAATACAGTTTGTCAGATTCCATAAGCTCAAGGTTTTTCGTTGTATTGCTTTAGAGCTCTACTTGTTGTAGGATATTAAAGTTGAGGTGTCAAGTCCCCTTGAAGCATCAACATGTTCAAACACATCTGCTTTTGTTGTAAATAAAAACGGTTGCCATTGCCGATTTTGTTCTTAATATGGTATTGGAACGACTTCCAGGTCAACCTATGTCTCACTCATTTGAACAATTTGACTCATTCTGACCCATCGTCTTAAGAAGTTTCAGCACAAGAGACCACAAGTAGTGAATAACCTAGACCGTACACGCCCTctgtattatgattcaatactTCAACTCTGCTTGGTCCTATTGTATGCTCTCTCCACCACACAAGTGCAAGAGCACAGCTGTTTCGGTTTATGCTGATATCACCTGGAGGCTGTTGATGCTCCACATCAGATGCTTTTTTACTTAAACTAAAGCACTGAGCAAGAATAGAATATACTGTGTGCATTACAGTCTATAATTTTAACtggaaaataatgttaaaatgctacagtaaaaactAAATTGGttaactgctaaaaaaaaaaaattatatttaagaaGACAACATGTAATTTGATGGcaaaattgtgtaaaaatgtatttctaaaaagTAACTTTGTAGTAGTCATAGTAGTATGATTTACCTTATAGTTAACAGTGAATATGTATATTGTGTTTCACAAGACAGTACTTTTGTTATCCCACCTGTGTTACTGTGGTTAACCGTACATTTAAAAGTGCAAAGCAGATATTTGTAGTTCCAGTAGGTTCATATTTTTACACTATATAATTTCATGATATATATGGTactgaactgtaaaatatacaggcacctAAATGACATTCCATAATCcctgaaacatggtcactgtatttttacagtgaatttatgGCCACCACAGCTGGCAGATGTTTGCTGtaaatgaataatacatttattttaatttttagtgTACTATACTGAAAGATAGACCCAGTAAagttgaaacagtgaatatttccTTTCTAGTGAAAGCTGAGAACATCAGTTTTGGGGGGTAATTATAGATTTTTCTACCTTTAATGTATGTTGGGACATCTTAGGATGTAAGGCCATCCCATAAGAAATATGATTGCCAATGCACCTTCTAGAATTTTGTTAGCTTTTATTCAGTCAGAAAGCTTAGAAAAGCAATCAAATTCATGAatatagatagactgacagacagacagatattatgCAGTGTAAATGATTTTGTAAAGTAGATTAAGTCaaataatatgattgtaaatgAGTATTTTGGTTggtttgcgtgtgtgtgcatgtcatgCCCTCGTATCAGGGTGAGGAAAACTAAGAGTATTTCCAGCTGATGTGTTAGAAATATTTGAGTATCAAATGTGTCAGTATATTTCAagttaaaagttatttaaaaattagTGTTACAACTATACCTGGTATGGGGACAATTGTAACAAAAGTGCTCCTTGTCTTCAAACATATTGTAGAAAATGGTAACGGTGTATGCAGCTTTTGCCATTTATTTTGATAGTAGACAGTAAAAAAATGGCAATGTTATTCTGCTCTGTATTTGTAAAGTACAGCGAAAAGTGTCACAACTGTACTCTGTCTACCCTGTTGTAAAGCTGCATTGGAACAGTATTGTGAAAAGCGCAACACAAAttaattgaattgtttaaaagtattttaagaaACACCTTTTTACATGCATGATTATGCAAATCATAATTATGTAATTCATGCAAAATTACTTGCAAATACAAACGTCCACATgcacataattattttaattttttttaaatctgttaccCTGCAGCAGTCACTAAGTCTCTCTTAAATACCACACCTAATATATCCAGGTATGCATTCCATTCATTCTTtttccagtctctctctctctgttttctcttTCTCCATTACTGGCAGTCTGTTTGCCCAGTTTTATGCTGTTTATACATTCCAACATCTTTTTCAAACTATCAGCAAAATCAAGCAAAAGCATGTCTGAACAATATGTGTTAGTGGAGGTTTTTCTTTGGAAATCCTTAATGTTGCCAGGGGAAATAATCCCCAAAACAGCATGAATCCTGCTCCAGAGAGTCAGAATCTCTGCTAAAGGTTGAATAATGGAAACACAACACTGGCTGACTTTGAAACTCTCTGTATTTTGGTTTGAGTTGGctgaaattgtgtttttcttttttgtaggcTGCTGACCTTCTTTAGTTAATTAAAAGAAACGGGGTAGTTTGCTTGAATGACGACAGGTTCAGACAGAGTGAcgattgtgtgtgtgtcaatgtaaGGTGAGTTGGgtgctgagagagagagggagcagaGTCAAGGGAAACAGTCAGCAGGTAAGTCGTTTAATgctctgttttttatttgtacattaaaatgtaatgaaaatgtcatgttaattaattaaataatggtTACAATACCAAATTATGTATACTAATACAATACTAATAGTGTAACTACCTGTGAATGCTGAAGTTGGTTAgttccatttaaaaaacatttaatagctTTAATGGCATGAATAAGATTACCTAAACTAACCTAAAATCTCCAAAGATCTCATGGATGGTTGAGGACTCTGCAAACAAAAATATGAAACAAACCTTAGCACtatgtgtattttttaaatattcatcatTTTGAATAATGTAAGTTATCATCAAATGCTAGTTACAGGCTTTAAAACACTAAAAGCTAAGGTTtgtgaaatatttataattactaatattaatcacatttaattcaCTATCTGTTAAAATATCTGAAATACTGTATGCTCTTCCTGGTATGAATAATGGGAGAATAATATATGCATTTAATTATGATTCTGTTTAAATATATGTGCAGTATTACATTGTTGTGAGTGATTTTGAGTCACACCCAGTCATATGCCTTGGCACCAGTATCAGTTCCAGCACGACCAAGCTGAGTCAAAGTCAAAAAGAGGCTGGAGTTCCTCTTATCTGAGTGATAAAGCAGTCGGTAGTCTGTCCACTCAGGAGACATACTGTCCCTAAATAGGAACTTACTGATACGCTATTTACACACAGACTGAACTTTGAACATTGTGTGAATATGATGACATGGTTGATAAACACGCATTGCTAAGGGATGGAGGGGAGAGTTAAACCTCAGGGTATGCAGATTTCATTTCGACAGTAGCCTGATGAATTCTGTTggtcttcttcctcttcttctttttccttGAATTATGTAAGGAATGTTTTGGTGTGATTTTCTGTATCCAGAAGCTGATGGATGTTGTTTTTCTTCTGCTCTGTTTCCAAAGTAAACCTTTTAACTGATGACCACCATCACATGTCAAAGTCACTTGTTTTTGTCTTCCTTCCTCTTTAGATTGCCAAAACCGGATTATCATCTCTCTGAGTTCACAAGACCATGACTATCGGCAAGAGCTCCAGAAAGAACAAGGCCCCTCGTTCCCCTACTTTCCTGGACAAGGCTAATGGATTCTATGGGCGCCTGGATGAGATGGGTGGAGATGATGTACAGGTGGAGGGAGAAACCACAGAACTCCAGATGGGAACCTTGATCATAGAAGAAATCCAGAGCCAAGACAAAATGCCGATCCCAGGTTGGATAGAAGAGGATGACCATGTGGTTGATTTTAACCAGGGAATGATGGATGACGATGGGACCACTTTACTGAAGAGAAAGCCCAGCAGACTGAGTCAGCGCTGGAGCAGGAAAAGTTCTAGGAAGGCAAAATATGACAAATTTTCTTCAGGGAAAGAAAGTAAGAGTACTGAAACTGTAAAGAACCAATCTGTAGGTCCAAATCCAGAGGTACCAGCAGTGGCCCAAACCCTGAAAGCAGCAGACAGCAGAGATGTAGAACCAGCACTGGTCCATTTCTCGGAAATGGAGCATGCAGATGATCAGATTCTCATTTCAGGAAAGACAGGGGGTAAAAGAGAACTGGAAGACATAAGAAAAGAGAAGAAGACAGAAGGCAAATTGGATGGAGAAGCCATGGAAGTTGAAAAGAGGAACTCTCTCAAGAATTATCGCATGGTGAGATTTGgctgtaaaaaatgtctgatggtttTGTGTTTTGTCACTGAGGCCACgttcatatttatttgttttcgtTTTCTGTTTCCTAACGTCATTGTTTTCTGAAGTGTGTAGTAATGGAGAGTGTCTTTTTTCGATTGAGGAAAAAGCTGTTCTAGTGTGGAAGAGAagtgtaaacgtagcaaaatcaatgcggtTACAAATGAAAACGTGTTAGTGTGAACATGACCTAGGATAAGCTCAGTTAATCtgttaacactttaaaataaggttctgtTAGTTTACATtgtttagttaatgcattaggtgtcatgaactaTCTTTGAACTATAATTTTTCATTAacgttaatttataaatatgctattgtttattgttagttcatgtacaACTGTTAAccttaaaatgtattagtgtgaacATAATGAACATTtataagaataataaatgctgtataaactgtccattattagttaatgttaactattgtgttaaCAAATGTATACAACAACATAGCATGTATGCTGCTTATATCGAATACAACCTTcataaaacattcattttgagaGAAACTATAACTCTAATATGCTAATATTAGAATAAACTGCTAATATGTTCAGTTAGACAAATTAAAATGAAGATTTGTCTTCTAAACCTAATAGCCTACAGATTGGAGTATTTAGTATTGATTTAATCATAAATCTGATCAGAACATAATAACTAAAGCAATTACCTCCAAACATGCTTCATACACAAGTTTTATCACAGCTCAAGGCACCACATTTACTCTAAATGCTAATAGTTACTcaacacattttttacttttctaaAAACAAGGTAACTTACAgtatttagaaaaataataattgttatttaaaattaatatagtgTTCATTCTTatgacttttgttgttgttttgttgtagctggttgatttTTCCTTACCATGAGGGTGATTAATGTTACGTCTGGTGAACTTGGAACCTGTTAAAATTAAGCCATTCTTCTCTACACAGTTGTATTTATCAAGTGCATATTTATGTGCATTAAAAAGGAAAATCCAATGTGCCATATAGCTAACCGAGATTGTAGTCATAATTTCCCTAATACTGTGGAAGACGTACTATAcctcaatttaattaattaattaaaaacgaTGATACTTCAATCACAGATTAGTtaagtttacttgtaactagttaacgttaatttaaaaaggaagttcagtttacttgagccaaatacgTGAGCCATTAACTTTATAAAAAAAGTAAGgtcaattaataattttttacagtgtaaagtgaaaaagatttatattaaattaatgtcTAAAATGCCTTTAAGCATTTATGGTTCAAAAAGGGAACATTTTGGAGAGCCATTTTGGGTAAAGCTCCTTTTCTAAAATGTGCGAAAACAAGCAGTCTATTAGTGCCACCAGATAAGACTCCATCACCCCTGTTTACTGTCCACCACAACTGTTTACTTTTGCAGTAATATACCATTGTCAGTCTCTTCTTTCCATCTATCCACCCTTCCTAAAAACTCATTGCTGAATGTTAGGAGATCATTTTGCTTGGCTCTGTCTTTCTCTTACCCCACACACTCTTATTTTATAGGCAATCATCTCTATCCCTCTGTTATGTCACTATCAATTTGTATTTATACATTCTAAGAAAAAATGCAAGCAATATGCAGACAACAATGCTGTTCGATCTAGACTTATGCAAGGTGACCTTGGTTGAAGCGGTTTCTCTGATGAGGAATTTCTGCAAACAATCAAAGTACCCTGTAATTTCACCTGCAGTCCATGACCTCTAGTTGATCTACTGAGGGCACATTCTTTCCCTGTCCCAGCATGGTCAATAACCCTATCCAGCAGAACAAAAATGTTCCCGACTAAAAAACAATATAGTATGTTGGGGGGATTTTGTTTTCTGTGACTGTGAAAGTTAATTTTTTCTATTTCATTTCTTCTGTAGGCACTGGACAGAGCTTTGCGTCGAGGATGGGAGACATTTGTTGCCAATCTGTACAGTGTGACACTGACACCTATCTCATCAACATCCTCTTCATCCTCAACATCAGACAAAACCAAAATGAACAGGAATCGTGCTTTAGCAGAATTCAGATAACAGACTGATTGTTGACGTTCAAATTGATTTGCAATTTCgtgtattaatttaaatgtgcATACATATTTAATATGTATTGTTCTGTTGCATAGAACCAATCTGTGTTGATCTTGTTTTTAACTGATCGTTATATAACCTGACAAGAGGGGTCAATATTTGAACTTTTTATCAGCGTATAAATTTGTTATCGCAGCACTACTTGGCAGGGGCGTGTAGCTGATCTTTGTTCCCTCAGATGAACATATGAGGCCCATGGCCTTAATTATCTTGGAGAGATTTTATTTAGTCCAGATGTGATTATAATTTCTGAGCTGTGAACAGTTTGGGAGTTCCTGTACTTTGGTCATGAACTTGTATTCTTCCAAAAAATTACAAAGATGTACCTAAGGGTTAACTCAAACCAAACCTGGGAGCTCAATTACACAATAAACATCAATAAAATGCCATTATAACATCATTGGTAGTGAAGTATAATGACAGAGCCAATAGATGGAGTCAAGATGTCTTTGGGGttctgtacatttattttacctGTGAAcccactgtatttttttttttttttttttaactatttggtCTATGTGAAAAACATTTGGTGTGAGTGTGATGTCATGTCATGTTCTGCATTGTCTTATTAAAAAGataaagtgaagaaaaaacactttgtcacTCATATCTGTTCTACTGAACAATTCAGTTAAATTATACTaaatttacattattaaaaacTGATAGTGAAAATAAGTGCATAAACAATTATTACATGTATGCAATATTGCTAATGAGAAACACCCACAGTTGAAGTTTAGGAAATGTTTtcaaatggcaaaaataatgcattaatagATTTCCACTCTTCAAAGGCTACAATATAGACTCTGCCGCCATGAggacacatttatcagtttgcGGTTCTCTTTGGCTATGGTTGTAATGGAATGGTAGCATACTGTTTACtgtctttaaaaatgtgtatatgaAACAGTATGCATAATGCAATTATGAACAGtaaaacagtagtatgctatacTGGTGTCACATGACTTAACTATGCAGCATGTAGAATTCAGTGAATGGCATCCAGTTACAATCTCAtagggatttttatttatttaggattgTATTAGAGATACAGTATCCACTGCAGTGCTCTGTTGTAGGGTacagagctgttcagccatgacatATATTTGTAGGCGAATCCAAAAGGCTAATTCGACATGGGTTCCCTCTGTATAAGATCTGTGGTAGGAAGAAAAATTTGTGTGagaataaggtctgtggtaaacattacgtTTTTTTCATTTTGTGCTAGATAAGGACTACAAATACCACAAGCATGTCAGTGAAAGTGCATGAAGAAACGGAAAAACGTTGTAGATCTTATcgagcaacttgttagcaacataGCCTACTtgatgtttaccacagaccttattttactcaaaaatcaAAATCTGCCATTTTAAAAACCGAtaagaaaatccagagggaacgcgtgaaaatgctaattctctttcTGAATTTTGGACAAAACAAACTGAACAGCTCTCAACTGCTTAGCTAAATGTGGTTGATCATCATGGCATTTCAGCAGAAAACGTATACATAttgcatactgcagaaatagtaggaGTAGCGTATGATACATGGTAGTATGCTATGCGGATATATGCTAGCCTAAATACCCTCGTTTTACTAAAATGATGCCATCTAGAGGAAAAATGTGAGGATTGAAAAACgaatataaaaaagaatatattaaTCAAGTCAGCAGCTAGTGCTTTTACGGGTTTTTTCTttgtctctgtcttttttttatttttatttttattttttattattattgtttttttactattttaaagttTTTCATCCGCACTTTTTCCACAGTTTAATATATGTTAAATATCATTGGCTGTTGTAAAGTGGGCGTGAATCGCACGTGATGCCATGTATAAAAAGCGCCGTGACCTTCCATTCGTTCATTTTGAAGCGGCATCTGTTCTGAAAGGTATGGTTTTCTATGTGTttaatccaatgtgaatttttgtTGGATTTCAATTATTTAATGCAGAGGAAGTACACGTTTTAGAAAGCCACCTTTTTCCTGCGTGTAAATGTTCGCAGTATGTTGGCTTTAGTGAAGAGCATGTTGTTGAAGCTTTTTTGCGAATGAGTCTCTGATCTGAATCTAAAGCCATCATTGCTTGTTTACATCTTTTACTTAATTTAATAGTTGACAAATTTAATCTCTTATCAGAAGCACTACATAAGTGGGGGAATTACTTGGAATTTGTCTTTTTGTGCGACATTTCCAGTTGTTGGATCTCTCAGTGATGATAACACACAGACCTGTACTGAAACACCGTGATTGCAGTTTATATATCTGACGAGAGATTTGATGCGCTATTCTCctgcatttttattaaaactactaAGCAAGTCGTCATGTTCGGGAAGCTACAAATGAAAGCACGCGTCTTAACGTCGTCTTTTTCACCCCTACAGACCAGAACGAGTATGCAGTGCATGGACTGTGATGGTAAGTCTTTAGTTTGCAATATGTTGTGTAGTTTAGAATGTTGCAACGTGCTTCTATGCACACAAGGACATTAAAAGCCAATCCTAAAGGGACACTACAAAATGATGTGTACACTCTCTCTTATAGATAACTATTTAAGCTTGGCCTAGCAGTTTTGTTTCATACATAAATTAAATGCTTAACTTAAGATATATCCAGCGCTAATGTGATTTTAGCAGCAACTGAAAGCCGAAACCTAATTGACGCACGCAGACGCGAGCGCTTGTCCAACACGTGGTCACGCTTTACATGCATTACGTGCACGCTTGCATTGCATTGGCGGTTACAAGCCCCTCCCTTTTTCTTTGGGCGTGAACGCGAAATCATGATAATGGCGGCGTTtcgaaggctgcagtatacctaGTATCCTCTAAACCAGCGTTTAAGTGAGACTTatttcgtaggacaaacggaaagtGTCATTGTGGCGTCCTGTCATGGCAACTATTTAAATTGAGCGCTTTGAGAAGTTTGGGAACGTATGagttataaaaatgttaatcgaaaaCAGATTTTACAGGTTTACTTTTAGTGTACTactaatataataaattatacactCTGCACCCATATACTGGGGTAACATTACGTTTGAACGTCATTTACGGGCAAATTAACTTTAAAACCTTAACTTTGGTTCAAATAATTGTGGGTTATGACGAAGGTACCCACTATGCATCAGAATTCCCGTATGATCTCAGTGTCCTACACTTTTCTGAAACTATGACTTATGCGACCTCAGGAGAgcgcagccttccaaatgagacctCCGCTGTTATCCTCGGAGGTAGCATAAAACTGAGGTCCTCAACTGTTCAGAGACCAATTCCTTGTAGTTTATTCAAAACAGAATCGATGTCAGTTAAACGTGACCGAATGGGCAGCAAGTTGGTTGACCACGGTATCAGATGCAGCCCGGATTTTAAATTTAAGTCGATAGTTTGAGTGGAGAGACACCGAGTGGAAAACCAAAATTCGTTTGAATGGACTGGGCACTATGTATTGTATATTTCAACTTTAATTGCTGTCTGAGTCCACCATAACGGTTGTTGATTGTAAGCGAATCCGTTTTAGCGCCTCTTGCGACAACACCGAGAATGCAGCGCGTAATTGTGTTATAAATTCAGCGCTGACGCATTGCATCACGAACAACGACGGGTGAAATCGAGATTGCCTAGCAAGGTGCGTCTGCGTACGTGTACTTACAGGGTCTGTTGGAGCCTTCAATATACAGTGCATGCCATTTGAGGAAGTGTATCCCTCATTCCTGTCATTAAATGGTATGCCACTAGGGTCTTTTAGTTTCTTTTTGCTAAATCTTAGACTTGCCTGTGAATTGtgttgtaaattttttttttttttttttttttttgtagttgtcATGGCGTCTGCTGGAATGAGGCCTAGGCTTGTTAACTTCAAGGTAAGTTTGTCACTTGTTTTCTGTAgtctgaatgtttgaatgatgattTCAATGACAAGCATATGTCTGAGTTTCAGTGATGTTTGCCTTTTAGATTCTGACTAAGCAACTGACTAGAATAAAGTCTTCACATTTTCCCTTTGCTGTATTATAACTAGCTTTCTCTCCTTTTTATAAGGATGCTTACAAGTGAAATTGTGCACCTTTTGCAGTGGATTTATTTTTATGGTAAGATTTTTGTCAGCATTTTGTCTTCTCTTTGGTATTAAACGTATTAATGGGTAATCCAATCTCTCAACTGGACAACAGACATGACATGTGGCTTTCTAGTTAAGTCTAATCTGACTCCTTTTCTTCCCTATAGGTGGAACTACTTGTCCTGAGGAAGTGCAGTCAATTGTTTTCTAGtgagtttttaataaaattatcctGCTTCCCGTTTACTTTCATCTCGATGGTTTGAGAGGATGAACGGGTCAAACCGTTTAATACGTGGACGGCATTATTGCCCCATGGCATTGTAGTCACCAAAGCCCTGATCGGACCAAGAATCCTGGTTCGTTTCTGTGTCATAACTATGCAAGgctttaatttgtatttgtattttttaaaggtaATGTAAGCCATCAAACTTGACAAGACCTAAAGGGCCGGAGTTGTGTAgaggtaattatttttttttaaatgatttaactgCTGTGGTGCCAT
The sequence above is a segment of the Xyrauchen texanus isolate HMW12.3.18 chromosome 2, RBS_HiC_50CHRs, whole genome shotgun sequence genome. Coding sequences within it:
- the LOC127661018 gene encoding uncharacterized protein LOC127661018 → MTIGKSSRKNKAPRSPTFLDKANGFYGRLDEMGGDDVQVEGETTELQMGTLIIEEIQSQDKMPIPGWIEEDDHVVDFNQGMMDDDGTTLLKRKPSRLSQRWSRKSSRKAKYDKFSSGKESKSTETVKNQSVGPNPEVPAVAQTLKAADSRDVEPALVHFSEMEHADDQILISGKTGGKRELEDIRKEKKTEGKLDGEAMEVEKRNSLKNYRMALDRALRRGWETFVANLYSVTLTPISSTSSSSSTSDKTKMNRNRALAEFR